The Bacteroides fragilis NCTC 9343 genome includes the window ATGTGCTGAACGCCGGAGCAGACGGAATTATCTTGAAAACAGGTGAATTACTTACCAAGACGGATGTACAGGCCGTAATGGATGGGAAGAAGTTGGTATTCAATTATCCGATTCTGGAGAAAATAGTGGAGCGGTTTAAAAAATCGGTGGCTAACGACGCTAAGCGTCAAGAGGCTGTCATCAGTTATGATATTGATGAATATGATGAACGTTTCCTCCGCCATCTGGCGTTGGGGTATACCAAAGAAATGATAGCTAACCTAAAGGGTATGCCTTTCGGAGTGAAATCGTTAGAGAAGCGGCAGAATGATCTGATCGGAAGGTTGTTTCCACAGGGTGAACGGGTAGGAGTAAATGCAACCAGACTGGTGGTCCGTGCATTAGAACTTCGTATAATTGATTTGGACAATCTGGAAGCAGATGAAGAGTAAATGGCGTATGCCACATCCGGCAACGATGTTCTTCCTGTTTACGCTGGCAGTCATCTTTCTATCCTGGATATTCGATATTTATGGATTAAGGGTGCAACTACCACAGACAGGAGCAGAGATTCGTGTACAAAGTCTGCTGAGTCCGGAGGGTATTCGCTGGATGTTGCGAAATGCAATTACTAATTTCACAGGATTTGCACCATTGGGAATGGTGCTAATAGCAATGTTTGGTATCGGGGTAGCTCAACATTCCGGTTTTATTGATGCTTGTGTCCGGCAAGGGGTGAAAAATCGAAAAAATACCAAGAGGATCATCCTGTGGGTGATTATTCTTGGATTGCTATCGAATATAGTAGGAGATGCAGGTTATATAATATTGCTTCCGATAGCAGCCACTTTGTTTTATTCGGTAGGATTAAATCCGGTAGCGGGAATTATTACCGCATATGTTTCGGTTTCCTGTGGCTACAGTGCCAATGTAGTGCTGAGCACCATGGACCCATTAATTGCCCGTACGACACAGGAAGCAGCCATTGATTCCGGAGTATATCAGGGAAATACGGGACCATTGTGCAATTATTATTTTATGTCTGTCTCTACATTCGTCATCGGAGCCATAATTTACAGGATAACCTGCAAACGACTGATTCCTTCTCTGGGACAATATGAGGGGAAACAGATATTTGAAGGCTATAAACAATTGTCACGCAAAGAACGCCGGGCCATGACAATGGCAATCGTTATGGGAATGCTTTATGCTGCAATCATTTTATGGGCCACTTTTTCTTCCTGGGGTATCTTGCGTGGAGTAAATGGAGGGCTGATACGTTCACCATTCATTATGGGGATTTTGTTCTTATTGTCTCTGGGAGCTGCTATTATGGGAATGGTCTATGGGTTTAGTTCCGGACGCTACCGTTCGGATAACGATGTGATAGAAGGATTGGCACAACCCATGAAATTATTAGGTGGCTATCTCGTTATTGCCTTTTTTGCAGCCCAGATGTTTGCTTGCTTGGAATATTCACATTTAGATAAATGTGTGGCTATCATAGGTGCCAATTTACTGTCTTCTGTGCAGGCAGATCCTTTATGGACTTTGATTTTATTTATATTGTTCACCGCAACCATTAATCTGATTATGGTTTCTGCTACTGCTAAGTGGGCATTTATGGCATTTATCTTCGTACCGGTATTTGCACGAATGGGGATTGAACCGGATATGACACAATGTGCTTTCCGGATAGGTGACAGCGCAACTAATGCTATCACTCCATTCATGTTCTATATGCCTTTAGTGTTGACCTACATGCAACAGTATGATAAGCAAGCCACTTATGGTTCACTCTTAAAATACACTTGGCGATATTCGGTATATATACTGATAGGCTGGACAATGTTACTTTTTATTTGGTACTTAACTGGCTTACCTTTAGGATTATAGAATATATATGTGAAAATGTAAGTAAAAAAAGACACAGATTTTTTTGGAGATTTCAGAAAAAGCACTACCTTTGCACTCGCAATGAAGGATGGTTCCGTAGCTCAGCTGGATAGAGCAACGCCCTTCTAAGGCGTGGGTCAAGCGTTCGAATCGCTTCGGAATCACAACGTAAAGGCAAGTAGTCTATAAAAAGACTGCTTGCCTTTCGTCATTTTGCTGGTTATCAAACACTTAGTACCACATCATTTCAGGTCAAAATCGTGCAAATTTCTTCAAAAAGGTAGAAAACAAATAGAAAACATGCCCTAATTAAGGTATGGTAGAAAGAATTTAGAAAACAAAAATGATCATAAGAATAGTCCAAAATATACAGAGAATCAATAAAGAGGGTAATGCTCCCCTATATATATCCTTTTATTTAGGAAAGGAAAAAGTTGTTATACCTTGTAAGTTATCTGTGCCTACAACTAAATTTGATTCTAAAACAGGAATGCTCAGAGGTACTAATAAGGAAGCAAAAGATATTAATCTCATCATAGAACGGTTGAAAGCAAAAGTTAATGATATTCTCGTTAAGCATAGGCTCAAAAATCTCACACTGAATAAAGAAG containing:
- a CDS encoding DUF5932 domain-containing protein is translated as MEDKKFKVIIVEDVKLELKGTEEIFRHEIPNAEVIGTAMTENEFWPLMETQLPDMVLLDLGLGGSTTIGVDICRNIFKRYPGVRVLIFTGEILNEKLWVDVLNAGADGIILKTGELLTKTDVQAVMDGKKLVFNYPILEKIVERFKKSVANDAKRQEAVISYDIDEYDERFLRHLALGYTKEMIANLKGMPFGVKSLEKRQNDLIGRLFPQGERVGVNATRLVVRALELRIIDLDNLEADEE
- a CDS encoding AbgT family transporter yields the protein MKSKWRMPHPATMFFLFTLAVIFLSWIFDIYGLRVQLPQTGAEIRVQSLLSPEGIRWMLRNAITNFTGFAPLGMVLIAMFGIGVAQHSGFIDACVRQGVKNRKNTKRIILWVIILGLLSNIVGDAGYIILLPIAATLFYSVGLNPVAGIITAYVSVSCGYSANVVLSTMDPLIARTTQEAAIDSGVYQGNTGPLCNYYFMSVSTFVIGAIIYRITCKRLIPSLGQYEGKQIFEGYKQLSRKERRAMTMAIVMGMLYAAIILWATFSSWGILRGVNGGLIRSPFIMGILFLLSLGAAIMGMVYGFSSGRYRSDNDVIEGLAQPMKLLGGYLVIAFFAAQMFACLEYSHLDKCVAIIGANLLSSVQADPLWTLILFILFTATINLIMVSATAKWAFMAFIFVPVFARMGIEPDMTQCAFRIGDSATNAITPFMFYMPLVLTYMQQYDKQATYGSLLKYTWRYSVYILIGWTMLLFIWYLTGLPLGL